TCTCCGATGTTTTCTTCGAATTGGGAAAGTTCGTTCAACCGGGAACGAAAAAACATCTGATTGGTTGCAGCACCCGGATCATCGGAAGGTTTACGGATTTTCAAACCTGTGCCCAATTGGTTTTGGGTTTCATCCATAGCCACCTGGTGACGATTCAAGTTTCGCACCAGAGAGTTATTTTGCATCATATTGGTGATACGTATCATACTATACACCTAACCTATTGATAATGGTGTCCAACATTTCATTGAGTGTGGAAATCATACGTGCGGATGCATTATATGATTGTTGGAACTGAACCATATTCGCCATCTCTTCGTCCAAATTCACACCCATCACTGATTGGCGCATATTTTCCAATTCTACCATCAACTCACTTTGAGTGGTATATTCCTGTTTTGCTTCGCGTGCCTCTGTTCCCAATTTGGAAATCAACGAGTTGTAAAAATCATCCGTGGTTTTCGAATAATCGAACATCACAGGTTTTTCCCGAAGGGCCGCCGCAATGAGAAGCGCATTCGTTCCGTCTTTGTGACCGTGAGGAGAATTGTAATCTCCCGTACCACCCACATCTTTACCTCTCGCCGCTGCAATGTTAGCCGGGTTGTTTTTCACATCCGCAGACATATGAAAAAAAGCGGAAGGATGAAACATGGGAGTGAGAGTCACATCTTGTGAATTTGCTTGGAATTTATTGATTTCGCCGAGTTTGCGATAATCAAAAGATCCTGCCGATCCGGTCGCGGAAAGAATCCCCGTCAAACCTACTAACAGTTCCCCCGAGTCTTCCAAGTGACGGATCATGAAATTTTCTTTTTTGTCATGAGCCTGAGTCGTCGATTTCAACGCCAATTGGTTGTCATGCGACATGTAAGCGACCACACCTGTTTCGGAGCGGTTGATTCTTTTGATGACTGCATTCAATGTATCGTCTTTGGAATAAGGAACCAGAACTTCCTCTTCCCCCAGAGCGGTCGCTTTCAAAAAACGCATGGTTCCGCTGATCCCGATCGGACGATCCGGGTCGATGGAAGTTCTACCGGTAACGCGGAAGATTGCTGTTTTGTCGTTCAGACCATCCCCGTCCGTGTCAATTTCTCCAAACGTATTCGTAGCAAGGCTCTTTTCTTCAAAGAAACTTAGGTTCGTTTTTCCGTTCAAACCGAATCCGTCTTTATGGATCTCGTTGATGACGTCCATCGCATTGATGGCAAGTGCGTCTACGGAATTGATCTTTTCTACAAGGATATTGTCTCTGATTTCGTAAAGTGCCTGAATACTTCCTTTGCGAAGCAACACTTCCTTACCGGTCTCAGACCATTTCATATCCAACAAACCGTCGTTCGCCGGATTACCTACAAGGTCGATTTTGTGGACCTTTTGCCCTTGCACGAGAATCTGTTGGCCGATGAAAACCATAAGCTCGTCTTCATCGCTTCTTCCGATAGTGATATCCACCATCCCTGCAAGTTCTTGCAAAAGTTCGTCTCTTCTATCTAGTAAATCGTTCGGATTGTCACCTAATGCTTGTGATTTCCCAATCTTTTCATTCAAAGATTTGATATTTTCAGCAACTGTATTGAGATGATGTACTTTCGATTCCACTTCCCGGTTGGCTTGTTCTCTGAGCTGGGATAGTTTGCGGAATACGTCTTCCATTCTGCTTCCCAGACCTTCCGCCTTTTCCTGAACGACAGCTCTATGGGCCGTCTCTTCCGGATAGCTGGAAAGGTCTTCCCAAGCGGACCAAAAATTGTCCATCAAAGCACGAAGTGTAGTGCCGGATGGTTCGTTGAAAACAGTTTCTACCTGGTAAAGATAATCGTTCTTTTTGCCCCAATAGTCTTTAGTAGAAGAAGATTCAACGATACGATCATCTATGAAATTGTCCCGAACCCTTTCGATCTCAGCAACTTTTACACCCTGCCCGATCTGTCCCGCCACCTCGGCACGATTGAGTGCCGGCTCGTAGATCGGGTCCATGCTAT
The nucleotide sequence above comes from Leptospira kobayashii. Encoded proteins:
- the flgK gene encoding flagellar hook-associated protein FlgK — encoded protein: MGSTFQGIEIGKRGLSAHQQALQTTGHNISNADNKHYARQRVVMNSMDPIYEPALNRAEVAGQIGQGVKVAEIERVRDNFIDDRIVESSSTKDYWGKKNDYLYQVETVFNEPSGTTLRALMDNFWSAWEDLSSYPEETAHRAVVQEKAEGLGSRMEDVFRKLSQLREQANREVESKVHHLNTVAENIKSLNEKIGKSQALGDNPNDLLDRRDELLQELAGMVDITIGRSDEDELMVFIGQQILVQGQKVHKIDLVGNPANDGLLDMKWSETGKEVLLRKGSIQALYEIRDNILVEKINSVDALAINAMDVINEIHKDGFGLNGKTNLSFFEEKSLATNTFGEIDTDGDGLNDKTAIFRVTGRTSIDPDRPIGISGTMRFLKATALGEEEVLVPYSKDDTLNAVIKRINRSETGVVAYMSHDNQLALKSTTQAHDKKENFMIRHLEDSGELLVGLTGILSATGSAGSFDYRKLGEINKFQANSQDVTLTPMFHPSAFFHMSADVKNNPANIAAARGKDVGGTGDYNSPHGHKDGTNALLIAAALREKPVMFDYSKTTDDFYNSLISKLGTEAREAKQEYTTQSELMVELENMRQSVMGVNLDEEMANMVQFQQSYNASARMISTLNEMLDTIINRLGV